The following are from one region of the Phormidium sp. PBR-2020 genome:
- a CDS encoding GTP-binding protein, protein MPLSRLLTLIVGVIVILAMTIWLITSLNWLYGQIAWSASPFLANLLLLLLIVLLAVLIGGLVYYLRLLWMPSASGNRSVRPPVRIPDNKSDAASVNLKAVRSQVEQIQDEVARQALRARSQAIESNLSQGNLQVVVFGTGSAGKSSVVNAILGRVVGKVSAPMGTTTTGETYTLNLPGLEREILITDTPGILESGIEGNERGEVARQWATEADLLLFVVDNDLRQSEYEPLQVLAEIGKRSIVAFNKADLYAEGDREVILARLRARLRGIVPPSDIVAISANPPVVRLVTGEAFTPDPEIMPLIRRIVAVLRAEGEDLLADNILLQSQRLGDEARRLLDGQRRRQAMKIVDRYQWIGAGAIAITPLPGVDLLATAAVNAQMVVELGKVYGCELNLERGRELALSLGKTLASLGIVKGVVQLVATGLQFNVGTLVIGKAIQGVSAAYLTRIAGKSFIEYFRQDGDWGDGGITEVVQRQFELTQKEEFVKAFIKDAVARVVEPLQLQHNDAPSSPKEPLWQPKDIPANPIPAPSPPPKAEDWGSPPPVDDGW, encoded by the coding sequence ATGCCCCTGTCTCGTCTACTGACTCTCATTGTTGGGGTCATTGTCATTTTGGCAATGACCATTTGGTTGATCACGTCGTTAAATTGGCTGTATGGTCAAATCGCGTGGTCTGCTAGTCCGTTTTTAGCCAATCTCTTGTTGCTGCTGCTGATTGTTCTGTTGGCGGTGTTGATTGGGGGACTGGTGTACTATTTGCGGCTGTTGTGGATGCCGTCTGCGTCGGGGAATCGCTCGGTTCGTCCGCCGGTGAGGATTCCTGACAATAAGAGTGATGCGGCGTCGGTGAATCTCAAGGCGGTGCGATCGCAGGTTGAGCAAATTCAGGATGAAGTGGCGCGACAGGCCTTGAGGGCGCGATCGCAGGCCATTGAGTCCAATCTCTCTCAAGGTAACTTACAGGTGGTGGTCTTCGGAACTGGGTCAGCGGGGAAATCCTCGGTGGTCAATGCTATTTTAGGCCGAGTGGTGGGGAAAGTCAGTGCGCCGATGGGAACGACGACGACAGGGGAAACCTATACCCTGAATCTACCGGGATTGGAACGAGAGATTCTGATTACCGATACTCCCGGAATCTTGGAATCGGGCATCGAGGGCAATGAACGGGGGGAAGTGGCCCGCCAATGGGCCACGGAAGCAGATTTGTTGTTATTTGTGGTGGACAATGACCTCCGCCAGTCGGAATATGAACCCTTGCAAGTCCTCGCGGAGATTGGCAAGCGTTCAATTGTGGCCTTTAATAAGGCGGATTTGTATGCTGAGGGCGATCGCGAGGTGATTTTAGCCCGACTGCGGGCCCGATTACGGGGAATTGTTCCCCCCAGTGATATTGTGGCCATTTCCGCCAATCCTCCGGTGGTGCGTCTCGTGACTGGGGAAGCCTTTACCCCTGATCCTGAGATTATGCCCTTGATTCGGCGAATTGTGGCGGTATTACGGGCTGAGGGGGAAGATTTGCTAGCAGATAACATTTTGCTGCAATCGCAACGGTTGGGGGATGAGGCCCGCCGTCTGTTGGATGGACAACGGCGCCGTCAAGCCATGAAGATTGTCGATCGCTATCAATGGATTGGCGCGGGGGCGATCGCCATTACGCCGCTTCCTGGGGTGGATTTACTCGCCACCGCCGCCGTCAATGCGCAGATGGTGGTGGAGTTGGGCAAAGTCTATGGCTGTGAGTTGAACTTAGAACGGGGACGAGAATTAGCCCTGTCTCTCGGCAAAACCCTCGCCAGTTTAGGCATTGTCAAAGGGGTGGTGCAACTTGTCGCCACGGGGTTGCAATTCAATGTTGGTACTTTAGTCATTGGCAAAGCCATTCAGGGGGTGAGTGCCGCCTATCTGACTCGTATTGCAGGTAAAAGTTTTATTGAGTATTTCCGCCAAGACGGGGATTGGGGAGATGGCGGCATTACGGAAGTCGTTCAGCGGCAGTTTGAGCTTACACAGAAAGAAGAATTTGTCAAGGCTTTTATTAAAGATGCCGTAGCCCGAGTTGTCGAACCCTTGCAACTGCAACATAATGACGCTCCCTCCTCCCCGAAGGAACCCCTCTGGCAGCCGAAGGATATCCCCGCCAATCCTATCCCGGCCCCGTCACCGCCACCAAAGGCGGAGGATTGGGGGTCTCCCCCTCCTGTGGATGATGGCTGGTAG
- a CDS encoding YihY/virulence factor BrkB family protein, with amino-acid sequence MFFRRSVRFLKTHWFDVLRDTCAGVGRQRLVGLSSEVAFNAMLAMFPAIMAALAILGQVLPERAVLDLITENLKMLPPEEVQNILDGFIGQLELPKGDGLFSLSFAAALWIASAALSSIMNALDRIYRVPKSQTRPFWKAKLISIVLTVGSMLMLAVASILIIISDFIVKFLVGQVGEYESELMSAWYQLTFPLALTLVAIAFAFIYRYGPSIWKRGTPVIPGAIVATVLWAAVSNLFRLYVASFGSYNLYYGAVGAAIVLLLWLKLSALAILLGAQLNMSIGRFRRRNYRRYRQSQNSPQHSPQPLDSSH; translated from the coding sequence ATGTTTTTCCGGCGCTCCGTTCGTTTTCTCAAAACCCATTGGTTTGATGTCCTCCGCGATACCTGCGCCGGCGTAGGCCGCCAACGGTTAGTCGGACTCTCCTCGGAAGTGGCGTTTAATGCCATGTTGGCCATGTTCCCGGCGATTATGGCCGCCCTGGCAATTTTGGGTCAAGTCCTCCCCGAACGAGCCGTTCTGGATTTAATTACTGAAAATCTGAAAATGCTTCCCCCAGAGGAAGTTCAGAATATTCTGGATGGCTTTATTGGCCAACTGGAACTTCCCAAAGGGGATGGTCTGTTTTCCCTGAGTTTTGCGGCGGCTTTATGGATTGCCTCGGCGGCCCTGAGTTCAATTATGAACGCCCTCGATCGCATCTACCGGGTTCCCAAAAGCCAAACGCGCCCCTTTTGGAAGGCGAAACTCATTTCCATCGTCCTCACCGTCGGTTCGATGCTGATGTTGGCCGTCGCATCAATTCTGATTATTATCAGCGACTTTATTGTTAAATTCTTGGTGGGCCAGGTTGGGGAGTATGAGTCGGAACTTATGTCCGCCTGGTATCAACTCACCTTTCCTCTCGCCCTAACGCTTGTTGCCATCGCCTTCGCCTTTATCTATCGTTATGGGCCGAGTATCTGGAAACGAGGAACCCCAGTGATTCCAGGGGCGATCGTGGCTACAGTTCTCTGGGCCGCCGTCTCCAATCTCTTTCGCTTGTATGTGGCGTCCTTTGGCAGCTATAACCTCTATTATGGGGCAGTGGGGGCAGCGATCGTTTTGTTACTCTGGCTCAAGTTAAGTGCATTGGCGATTTTACTCGGTGCCCAGTTAAACATGTCCATTGGCCGCTTCCGCCGTCGCAATTATCGCCGCTATCGCCAGTCCCAGAACTCCCCTCAGCACTCCCCTCAACCTTTAGACTCCTCCCATTGA
- a CDS encoding CYTH domain-containing protein, which yields MAQEIERKFLVKDDSWRSQSQRVLYRQGYLTTDPHLAIRVRIAADDAWLTIKGATVGVSRAEYDYAIPLKDAQEMLDHLCEKPLIEKYRYHLNAGEITWEIDEFLGENQGLIIAEVELDDEGQLFEKPSWLGVEVSDDPRYYNANLVNYPYSQWEESKG from the coding sequence ATGGCCCAAGAAATTGAACGCAAGTTTTTAGTCAAGGATGACTCGTGGCGATCGCAGAGTCAGAGAGTCCTCTACCGCCAAGGGTATCTCACCACAGATCCCCATCTGGCCATCCGAGTGCGCATCGCCGCAGACGACGCCTGGCTTACCATCAAAGGGGCAACCGTCGGGGTCTCCCGAGCTGAATATGACTATGCCATTCCCCTGAAAGATGCGCAAGAGATGCTCGACCATCTCTGTGAGAAACCCTTAATCGAGAAATACCGCTATCACCTCAACGCTGGGGAGATAACATGGGAGATTGATGAGTTTTTGGGGGAAAACCAAGGCTTAATTATTGCAGAGGTGGAACTGGATGATGAGGGCCAGTTGTTTGAGAAACCCTCCTGGCTAGGGGTTGAAGTCTCCGACGATCCCCGCTATTACAACGCTAATTTGGTGAACTATCCTTATTCTCAATGGGAGGAGTCTAAAGGTTGA
- a CDS encoding transposase, which translates to MKTLKFKLYNHKRNRHLKRIINASGTIYNHCIALHRRYYRMWGKHLNCAKLQKHIAKLRKRNPFWKTIDAQAVQDICQRIEKAYQLFFRHRDKGVRPPGFKKVKKYKSFTLKQNNYKFLGENRVKICGRVYQFWKSREIEGKIKTVTVKRTPLGEMFMFVTVDAPSELTVKVETGKSAGFDFGLKTFLMTSEGFSIDSPLFLKQSLHEIQKANRELSRKQKGSNNRERARKNLVRRHEDIIHRREDWFWKLAHWLTDQFDVLYFETLNLKAMQRLWGRKVSDLGFRSFLHILEWVAQKKGKVVAYIDRWFPSSKTCSGCGYVLDELDLSVRRWRCPSCGSENDRDENAAINIKQVGASTCGLGKVSQAQPAFTV; encoded by the coding sequence ATGAAGACGCTCAAGTTCAAGCTATACAACCACAAGCGAAATCGTCACCTGAAGCGCATCATTAATGCCTCGGGAACGATTTACAACCACTGTATTGCGTTGCATCGTCGGTACTACCGGATGTGGGGCAAACACTTGAACTGCGCTAAACTCCAAAAACATATCGCCAAACTCAGAAAACGAAATCCTTTCTGGAAAACCATTGATGCTCAAGCAGTGCAAGACATCTGCCAGCGTATTGAAAAAGCGTATCAGTTGTTTTTTAGGCACAGAGACAAAGGGGTTCGTCCTCCTGGGTTTAAAAAAGTCAAAAAGTACAAGTCGTTTACTCTCAAGCAGAACAACTACAAGTTTCTCGGTGAAAACCGGGTAAAGATCTGCGGTCGGGTGTATCAATTCTGGAAGTCCCGAGAAATCGAGGGAAAAATCAAAACGGTGACAGTTAAACGGACTCCATTGGGAGAGATGTTTATGTTCGTCACGGTAGACGCTCCTTCGGAGCTGACTGTCAAAGTCGAGACGGGTAAAAGCGCTGGCTTTGACTTCGGACTAAAAACATTTCTCATGACCTCTGAAGGCTTCAGTATTGACTCACCGCTGTTTTTAAAGCAGTCTCTACATGAGATTCAAAAAGCCAACCGAGAACTTTCCCGCAAGCAGAAAGGCTCGAACAACCGAGAACGTGCTCGAAAGAACCTAGTTCGTCGCCACGAGGACATTATTCATCGGCGAGAAGACTGGTTCTGGAAACTGGCTCACTGGCTGACCGATCAGTTTGACGTTCTCTATTTCGAGACGTTGAACCTAAAAGCCATGCAGCGACTCTGGGGACGCAAAGTATCCGATTTAGGATTTCGGTCGTTCCTTCACATCTTGGAATGGGTCGCTCAAAAGAAAGGAAAAGTCGTTGCCTACATCGACCGTTGGTTTCCATCCAGTAAGACCTGTTCGGGCTGTGGGTATGTTTTGGACGAGTTAGATTTGAGCGTAAGACGGTGGCGCTGTCCGTCTTGTGGGTCGGAAAACGACCGTGACGAAAACGCCGCCATCAATATTAAACAGGTTGGGGCATCAACCTGTGGGCTAGGTAAAGTCAGTCAGGCTCAGCCTGCATTTACTGTTTGA
- a CDS encoding shikimate dehydrogenase produces MVTGHTKLLGIIGAPVEHSLSPAMQNAALTEMGLDFIYLPFPVASRDIEAALLGFKAVGVVGFNVTIPHKQAIVPYLAQQTEVAQAVGAVNTVLYRDGGWWGTNTDVAGFIAPLENQSWGDRTAVVLGNGGAARAVVAGLTQLGCGTLYVLGRNAQKLTTFADSWQASSLGVRFTTHPLEELANLLPQTDLLVNTTPVGMGPQGDRTPVSAAQLASLPQSSLVYDLIYTPRPTKLLQLAQARGLRAIDGTEMLVQQGAAALKLWTEPVTDKTIPVSLMREALLRHLS; encoded by the coding sequence ATGGTAACCGGTCACACCAAACTACTCGGGATTATTGGCGCTCCCGTGGAGCATTCCCTCTCGCCAGCTATGCAGAACGCGGCGTTAACGGAGATGGGGTTAGATTTTATCTATTTACCCTTTCCCGTAGCTTCACGGGACATTGAGGCGGCGCTATTGGGCTTTAAAGCGGTTGGGGTGGTGGGCTTTAATGTGACCATTCCCCATAAACAGGCGATCGTCCCCTATCTCGCGCAACAAACGGAGGTGGCCCAGGCCGTGGGTGCGGTGAATACGGTCCTCTATCGCGATGGGGGCTGGTGGGGGACAAATACCGATGTGGCGGGGTTTATTGCACCCTTAGAAAACCAGTCTTGGGGCGATCGCACCGCCGTCGTCCTGGGAAATGGGGGCGCAGCGCGAGCGGTGGTGGCGGGGTTAACGCAACTTGGCTGTGGAACACTCTACGTTCTCGGACGCAATGCCCAGAAACTAACCACATTTGCCGACAGTTGGCAAGCCTCCAGCCTGGGAGTTCGCTTCACTACCCATCCCTTAGAGGAGTTAGCCAACCTACTCCCCCAAACCGATCTCCTTGTTAACACGACCCCAGTCGGGATGGGACCACAGGGCGATCGCACTCCCGTTTCCGCTGCACAACTGGCGAGTCTTCCCCAGAGTAGTCTCGTCTATGATCTCATCTATACCCCCCGTCCCACCAAACTCTTACAATTGGCTCAGGCGAGAGGCTTGCGGGCGATCGACGGAACAGAGATGCTGGTGCAGCAGGGAGCAGCGGCCCTGAAACTTTGGACGGAACCTGTTACCGATAAAACTATTCCCGTCAGTCTGATGCGAGAGGCCCTTTTACGTCATCTGTCCTGA
- a CDS encoding type II secretion system F family protein, with the protein MTNVAKAESKGFDLSNLEESISAAISSVTVKDKAVFSRQFAAMFNAGVGMLRCLSVLTEQCGNIKLKRALRAISLEVEEGGSLAEAMRKHPNCFDKLYVSMVAAGEVGGVLDEVLNRLAILLEKSAKIQNELKSAMSYPKTVGGIAIVIFLGMTIFLLPTFTGIFDQLDAELPMFTQIMMNVSFFLRGPFLPTDDPEADSWVELRNYNVVVFVAIIIGIVFAIKQYYKTPVGRFQIDGLMLKAPIFGEIIEKSAVASFCNVFGTLTRSGVPILNAMEIVRDTAGNEVIAEAIDYAKTQISEGGSISEAFRERGVMPALAVQMMSIGEETGELDKMLMKVGEFYEDEVEQAIKGLTSMMEPLMIVVIGGMVGSILLSMYLPMFAVMDAIG; encoded by the coding sequence ATGACAAATGTAGCTAAGGCTGAGTCAAAAGGCTTTGATCTCAGCAATTTAGAAGAAAGTATTTCAGCTGCTATTAGCAGTGTAACTGTTAAAGATAAAGCTGTATTTTCTCGACAGTTTGCCGCCATGTTTAATGCCGGGGTGGGGATGTTGCGCTGCTTGTCCGTGCTAACAGAGCAATGCGGCAATATCAAGTTGAAGCGCGCCTTACGCGCCATCAGCCTTGAGGTGGAGGAGGGTGGCTCTCTTGCCGAAGCCATGCGGAAACATCCCAATTGTTTCGATAAACTCTATGTCAGTATGGTGGCGGCTGGGGAAGTTGGGGGGGTTCTCGATGAAGTTCTTAATCGTTTGGCGATTCTCCTCGAAAAGAGCGCCAAAATTCAAAACGAGTTGAAATCGGCAATGTCTTATCCTAAAACGGTGGGTGGCATTGCCATTGTCATCTTCTTGGGGATGACGATTTTTCTACTCCCTACCTTTACGGGGATTTTTGACCAGTTGGATGCAGAACTCCCGATGTTCACGCAAATCATGATGAACGTTAGTTTCTTCTTGCGGGGGCCGTTTCTACCAACTGATGATCCAGAGGCGGACAGTTGGGTGGAGTTGAGAAACTATAACGTTGTTGTTTTTGTTGCCATTATTATCGGGATTGTCTTTGCGATTAAGCAATACTACAAAACTCCCGTTGGCCGCTTTCAAATTGATGGCTTAATGTTGAAAGCTCCGATTTTTGGTGAAATTATTGAAAAGTCGGCGGTGGCAAGTTTCTGTAATGTGTTCGGTACGTTAACCCGTTCAGGGGTGCCAATTTTGAACGCAATGGAGATTGTCCGGGATACGGCGGGAAATGAGGTGATTGCTGAGGCGATTGACTATGCTAAGACCCAAATTTCTGAGGGGGGAAGTATTAGTGAAGCTTTCCGAGAACGGGGTGTGATGCCTGCTTTGGCGGTTCAGATGATGTCCATTGGTGAGGAAACGGGGGAACTCGATAAGATGCTGATGAAAGTCGGTGAGTTTTATGAGGATGAGGTGGAACAGGCGATTAAGGGTCTGACCTCGATGATGGAACCGCTGATGATTGTGGTCATCGGGGGGATGGTTGGCTCGATTCTGTTGTCGATGTATCTGCCGATGTTCGCCGTTATGGATGCGATCGGTTAA
- a CDS encoding type IV pilus twitching motility protein PilT, whose amino-acid sequence MEYMIEDVMESLVEQGGSDMHIQAGAPIFFRISGKLTPQPQFGESLAPDECQRLIFSMLNNNQRKDLEQNWELDCAYGVKGLSRFRVNVYRERGCFAACLRALASEIPNFEKLGVPEILRELSMRPRGMVLVTGQTGSGKTTTLAAIIDLINRTRSEHILTVEDPIEYVFPNIKSLFHQRQKGEDTKSFANALKAALREDPDIILVGEMRDLETISLAISAAETGHLVFGTLHTNSAASTVDRMLDVFPPIQQPQIRAQLGTALVGVCSQNLLKKVGGGRCAAHEIMVNSPAISNLIREGKTSQIYSSIQMGSKMGMQTMEMSLARLVNEGKVTYEDAIGKTSKIDEMDRLIDPRVKAGGAPTQGKVKAKAR is encoded by the coding sequence ATGGAATACATGATTGAAGATGTGATGGAGTCCTTGGTTGAACAAGGTGGCTCTGATATGCACATCCAGGCCGGGGCGCCAATCTTTTTCCGCATTAGTGGGAAGCTGACGCCACAGCCACAGTTTGGGGAGTCGTTGGCCCCGGATGAATGCCAACGGCTCATCTTTAGTATGCTCAACAACAACCAACGCAAGGATCTTGAGCAAAACTGGGAACTTGACTGTGCCTATGGGGTAAAGGGACTCTCCCGCTTCCGGGTCAATGTTTATCGGGAACGGGGCTGTTTTGCAGCTTGTTTGCGGGCCCTGGCTTCAGAAATTCCCAACTTCGAGAAGTTAGGGGTTCCTGAGATTTTGCGGGAACTGTCGATGCGGCCTCGGGGCATGGTCTTGGTGACGGGACAAACAGGGTCGGGGAAAACGACGACGCTGGCGGCGATTATTGATTTGATTAATCGGACGCGATCGGAACATATTCTGACGGTAGAAGACCCAATTGAGTATGTGTTTCCTAACATTAAGAGCCTATTCCACCAGCGTCAGAAAGGGGAGGATACCAAAAGTTTTGCCAATGCTTTGAAAGCGGCATTGCGGGAAGATCCAGATATCATTCTGGTGGGGGAAATGCGGGACTTGGAAACGATTTCTCTGGCAATTTCAGCGGCAGAAACGGGTCACTTGGTCTTCGGAACCTTGCACACCAACTCAGCGGCTTCGACCGTTGACCGGATGTTGGATGTGTTTCCGCCGATTCAACAGCCCCAAATTCGCGCCCAGTTGGGGACGGCATTGGTTGGGGTTTGCTCTCAAAACCTGCTCAAAAAGGTAGGGGGCGGACGTTGTGCTGCCCATGAAATTATGGTCAACAGTCCAGCTATTTCGAACTTGATTCGAGAAGGGAAAACCAGCCAGATCTACTCGTCTATTCAAATGGGGAGCAAGATGGGAATGCAAACGATGGAAATGTCCCTCGCTCGTTTGGTGAATGAGGGGAAAGTGACCTACGAGGATGCGATCGGAAAAACCTCGAAAATTGATGAGATGGATCGTTTGATTGATCCTCGTGTTAAAGCGGGTGGGGCCCCCACTCAAGGGAAGGTGAAAGCAAAAGCCCGTTAG
- a CDS encoding GspE/PulE family protein, which yields MTNFSSSAPKARRALVVQTNFSPFGNKLIQAGHVSPDQMTQAQEDSRLSGRPLIEAIESITGKQLPPELIRQYKKQQLFELKILYGVEAFDPEVTELPPGQITKLLEFVSVDSCRRYRFVPLELKESAVVVAMVDPDNLEAQDDLKRILRAKNYSLQRQAITPDDYQSLISVYLDEQVKKEAESQKREQAEKNAITVEDFAELAGDDDDLEEAPAEAADLEEEADAEDKSVIALVNKILRKALTDDVSDIHVEPQEEFLRIRMRKDGVLHEPFPRLPKLIIPAITSRFKIISDMDIAERRQAQDGRIRRMFQGRAVDFRVNALPTRYGEKIVLRILDNSSTQLGLDKLISDPETLEKVREVASRPFGLILVTGPTGSGKSTTLYSILAERNDPGVNISTAEDPIEYALDGISQCQVIREKNLTFANILRAFLRQDPDIILVGETRDKETAKTAIEAALTGHLVLTTLHTNDAAGAIARLDEMGVEPFMISGSLLGVLAQRLMRRVCSECRIAYTPDREELARYGMTASTDVEATFYKANTVPPAERQELQDRGELCPKCSGVGYKGRVGVYEFLQTTEELALLINENAPTERIKEKAVEQGMTTLLAYSLNLVKQGATTFEEVDRVTFTDSGLEAELKAKRKSSLTCSNCGAGLDPEWMDCPYCMTPRFQD from the coding sequence ATGACTAACTTCTCCTCTAGTGCCCCCAAAGCTCGGCGTGCCTTGGTGGTTCAGACGAACTTTTCTCCCTTTGGAAATAAACTCATTCAAGCGGGTCACGTCAGCCCCGATCAGATGACTCAGGCCCAGGAAGATAGCCGCCTGTCCGGTCGTCCCTTGATTGAGGCAATTGAGAGCATTACTGGCAAACAACTGCCCCCGGAGTTGATCCGCCAGTACAAAAAGCAACAATTGTTTGAGTTAAAGATTCTTTATGGGGTGGAAGCCTTTGATCCCGAAGTTACCGAGTTGCCACCGGGGCAGATCACTAAACTGTTGGAATTTGTCTCGGTTGATAGTTGTCGTCGCTATCGCTTTGTGCCACTAGAACTCAAGGAAAGTGCTGTGGTCGTCGCCATGGTCGACCCAGATAACTTGGAGGCTCAGGATGACCTCAAACGGATTCTACGGGCTAAAAACTACAGCCTGCAACGGCAAGCCATTACTCCGGATGACTATCAGTCCCTGATTTCGGTGTACCTGGATGAACAGGTGAAGAAAGAAGCCGAAAGCCAAAAACGCGAACAAGCTGAAAAGAATGCCATTACCGTTGAAGACTTTGCGGAACTGGCCGGGGATGATGATGACCTCGAAGAGGCCCCTGCTGAAGCCGCTGACTTGGAAGAAGAGGCCGATGCTGAGGATAAAAGCGTCATCGCCTTGGTGAACAAGATTCTCCGTAAAGCCCTCACGGATGATGTCTCGGATATTCACGTTGAACCCCAAGAGGAGTTCCTACGGATTCGGATGCGCAAGGATGGGGTGTTGCATGAGCCATTCCCTCGTTTGCCGAAGTTGATTATCCCGGCGATTACGTCTCGCTTCAAGATTATTTCCGATATGGACATCGCCGAACGCCGTCAAGCTCAGGATGGTCGGATTAGGCGCATGTTCCAAGGACGGGCGGTGGACTTTCGGGTTAATGCCCTGCCGACTCGCTATGGTGAGAAAATCGTGCTGCGGATTCTGGATAATTCCTCAACGCAGCTCGGGTTGGATAAGCTGATTTCTGATCCCGAAACCTTGGAAAAAGTGCGGGAGGTGGCCAGTCGTCCGTTTGGTTTGATTTTGGTGACGGGGCCAACGGGGTCTGGTAAATCCACGACACTCTATTCGATTTTAGCCGAACGCAATGATCCTGGGGTCAATATCAGCACGGCGGAGGACCCGATTGAGTATGCCCTGGATGGGATTAGTCAATGTCAGGTGATTCGTGAGAAAAACTTGACCTTTGCCAATATCCTACGGGCATTTCTACGGCAAGACCCGGATATTATTCTGGTGGGTGAGACGCGAGATAAGGAGACGGCAAAAACAGCAATTGAAGCGGCGTTGACCGGTCACTTGGTTTTGACGACGCTGCACACCAATGACGCCGCTGGGGCGATCGCCCGTCTGGATGAGATGGGGGTTGAACCGTTCATGATTTCTGGGTCCTTGTTGGGGGTGTTGGCTCAACGTCTGATGCGACGGGTTTGTTCGGAATGTCGGATTGCCTATACCCCCGATCGCGAGGAGTTGGCCCGCTATGGGATGACGGCTTCAACTGATGTGGAGGCGACGTTCTATAAGGCCAATACGGTTCCACCGGCTGAGCGCCAAGAGTTACAAGATCGCGGCGAGCTATGTCCCAAATGTAGTGGGGTTGGTTATAAAGGACGTGTCGGGGTCTATGAGTTCTTACAAACCACAGAAGAACTGGCACTGCTAATTAACGAAAACGCACCCACGGAACGGATTAAGGAGAAAGCCGTGGAACAGGGCATGACCACTCTGCTGGCTTACAGCCTCAATTTGGTGAAGCAGGGAGCGACCACTTTTGAGGAGGTTGATCGCGTCACCTTCACAGACTCAGGGTTAGAAGCGGAACTCAAAGCCAAACGCAAGAGTTCGCTGACCTGTAGCAACTGTGGGGCCGGATTAGATCCTGAGTGGATGGATTGTCCCTACTGTATGACCCCCCGTTTCCAGGATTAA
- the grpE gene encoding nucleotide exchange factor GrpE, producing MDEDKQFEQETTKTTVDPEETPVDSTADTVPEAVTVEDAPVEESTVSEAESTEAEEIDPTVIEAEAAAAAAQATESPEAAIAMLKATAEAAQSQLEDLNLQYARLAADFDNYRKRTQKEKADLEEQAKCNTLKELLPVVDNFERARTQIKPQTEGETNIHKSYQSVYKQMVDCLKRLGVAPMRPEGEEFDPNLHDAVMREATEDYPDGTVTEELMRGYTLGERVLRHAMVKVATAPEPVVSSGESDTETSDS from the coding sequence ATGGACGAAGACAAGCAGTTCGAACAGGAGACCACCAAAACGACCGTAGACCCAGAAGAAACCCCTGTAGATAGCACTGCTGATACCGTTCCTGAAGCCGTGACCGTTGAGGACGCTCCGGTTGAGGAGTCAACGGTGTCTGAGGCTGAATCTACAGAGGCTGAGGAGATTGATCCAACGGTGATTGAAGCCGAAGCCGCCGCAGCCGCTGCTCAAGCCACGGAATCCCCTGAGGCGGCGATCGCCATGTTGAAGGCCACCGCCGAAGCGGCCCAGTCTCAACTCGAAGACCTGAACCTGCAATATGCTCGTTTAGCAGCGGACTTTGATAACTACCGCAAACGAACCCAAAAAGAAAAGGCAGACCTCGAAGAGCAAGCCAAATGCAACACCCTTAAGGAACTTCTGCCGGTGGTGGATAACTTCGAGCGGGCGCGGACTCAGATTAAACCGCAAACCGAAGGAGAAACCAACATCCATAAGAGTTATCAAAGTGTCTATAAGCAGATGGTAGATTGCCTCAAACGCCTCGGAGTTGCCCCGATGCGTCCAGAGGGAGAAGAATTTGATCCGAATCTCCATGATGCGGTGATGCGCGAAGCCACCGAGGACTATCCCGATGGAACCGTCACCGAAGAATTGATGCGAGGCTATACCCTTGGGGAGCGGGTCTTGCGTCATGCCATGGTGAAGGTGGCAACGGCCCCAGAACCCGTGGTAAGCTCAGGAGAATCGGACACCGAGACTTCTGACTCGTAA